Genomic segment of Colletotrichum destructivum chromosome 5, complete sequence:
CTACTTCTACCTCTGGCTCATGTTGATCATCTCATTGGCTGTCTACGGCGTCGACATGTTCACTGCCGTCAACCTGCTGGCCTTCGACCGCTGGTCTTCCGAGATCGACCCCGCCATCGACTTCAAAATCTCGAAATGgatcttctccatctccattATCGCATCCTTTGTCAACATTGCCTTTGAACAGTTCCGGGCCATGCGCGTTATGAAGCGGGGAAACGTCGCGGAATGCTACCTCGACAACATTGCCGTTCGCCTCGAAAGTGTCCGTATGGGGAAGGGTCAGGGTTGGAAGCGTTTCTTGGTCTTCGCCGAGCTCACAAAGAGCAAGAAGGGAGCCGAGTACATTGCCTTGTTCACCTACTTCAGTTTCCAATGTAAGCCGCAACCTCACTCTCCCTGTTGCTCGAGTGTCGCTGACAAGTTCCAGCCTGGATCCGAGTTCTCGTCTGTTCCGGCCCCCGTCAAGTCGTCAATGCTTTGACGCTCAAGTCCGTTTACGATGCCAAGCTCGCTGTCCACGAAGCATCTGTCGAGGGCTCCCTGCTGGGCTTCTTTGATAAGATCAAGTCGCTCGCCACGGAGGACTACCAGCAGGCCCTCATCCTGTCTGGTATGCTCTTCACTCTCGTCATCTGGGTCTTCTCAGCCTTGTATctcatcatggccgtcttcttctacGTATTTTTCCTGTTCCATTGGATCCCCAaggccgatggcggcctcTCTGGCTACTGCGAGCGCAAGGTCACAAAAGCCCTCATGAAGATTGTGACTGCCAAGGTCAACAAAGCTCTGGCGAGGCAGGAAGAAAGCAAGCgcaaggcggccaagaagaatGGAGAGAAGCTGCCTCTCGAAAGGCAGGCGACTCTTCCTACGCTCCCCAACGTCGGCGACCCAgacaagctcgccgagatgcCCATGTTCGGCCGCAGCGACACCTTCGCGACGCTCCCTGCCTACGAATCTCGACCGGGTACCCCCGGTAGCATCGAGCTCAACTCCATGGACCAAAAGCGTCCGGTGCCTTCGAGAATGGGCACCACGGCCTCGAATGCCAGTTATTCTTCGCGTGCGcctctcgtcggcggtgctgCGGACTTTGGCTACCAGCGATCCGCCTCGCCCGTTCCGTCGCTCCCGCCAATGGATTTGAACAACTACCCGCCTGCTCGGCCGGGTACCTCGAACTCTCAGCGAAGTTTTCGGCCCCAACTATCACATGTGCAGACGAACTCACAGGGCTCCATGC
This window contains:
- a CDS encoding Putative potassium transporter Kch, coding for MGCLSHRKKVTEQRAEQKWDYINLNDFKSRGCLTPFAYFYLWLMLIISLAVYGVDMFTAVNLLAFDRWSSEIDPAIDFKISKWIFSISIIASFVNIAFEQFRAMRVMKRGNVAECYLDNIAVRLESVRMGKGQGWKRFLVFAELTKSKKGAEYIALFTYFSFQSWIRVLVCSGPRQVVNALTLKSVYDAKLAVHEASVEGSLLGFFDKIKSLATEDYQQALILSGMLFTLVIWVFSALYLIMAVFFYVFFLFHWIPKADGGLSGYCERKVTKALMKIVTAKVNKALARQEESKRKAAKKNGEKLPLERQATLPTLPNVGDPDKLAEMPMFGRSDTFATLPAYESRPGTPGSIELNSMDQKRPVPSRMGTTASNASYSSRAPLVGGAADFGYQRSASPVPSLPPMDLNNYPPARPGTSNSQRSFRPQLSHVQTNSQGSMRGGFSESPAAYSPDVMPPFPPPVRSPTARTMDSYGLQRQNTYQSDRSTPASRATYDDYSSQSNGRASPAPSAYSTRSGAPLPRGPGPLNNTPYQAYQPFNPTRSATGPVPPRGPPNAPMRNMTAPVPPRPQEDYFTRPGTSQSQRPSPRSQGHGYDDDVESQRDQRY